The Streptomyces nitrosporeus genome includes a window with the following:
- a CDS encoding DUF3039 domain-containing protein, with product MSTLEPERGAGTGTLVEPTPQVSNGDGDHERYAHYVQKDKIMASALEGTPVVALCGKVWVPGRDPKKYPVCPMCKEIYESMGAGGGDKDKGGKGGGKK from the coding sequence ATGAGCACTCTTGAGCCCGAGCGCGGGGCAGGTACGGGGACCCTCGTAGAGCCGACGCCGCAGGTGTCGAACGGCGACGGCGACCACGAGCGCTACGCCCATTACGTCCAGAAGGACAAGATCATGGCGAGTGCCCTGGAGGGCACCCCCGTGGTGGCACTGTGCGGCAAGGTCTGGGTCCCGGGCCGCGACCCCAAGAAGTACCCGGTCTGTCCGATGTGCAAGGAGATCTACGAGTCCATGGGCGCCGGCGGCGGCGACAAGGACAAGGGCGGCAAGGGCGGCGGCAAGAAGTAG
- a CDS encoding extracellular solute-binding protein, which produces MKFSARIAAPAAALVLAGLTATACAPQTSDTGATSDEKSGTLRVWLFQEVGNKPKEKVVNAAVADFEKAHEGAEVEVEYIPVDTRAQRIKAAFNDPKSAPDLIEYGNTDTAGYVKDGGLADISEEFAAWDEAKDTDPAAEQSVTVGGKVYGAPLFVGVRALYYRTDVFEELGIEPPASQDELITTAKKIREKKPDLYGLAVGGAYTYGAMPFIWAHGGELADETGVTYKSAINSDKARKGIEAYTSLFGEDNCPADKCAAMGGNATVTAFASGKAAMAIGGDFSHAAVEAGAVKGKYAVVPLPGVEKGSIAPAFAGGNNIGVLKSSSHRTLAVDLMKSLTGKKAQAEMFDAMGFLPTYTDVRATVAEKEPFVEPFVNTLGAGAKFVPASPAWGQIDASLILPTMFQEIAGGRKDVATASDDAAKKMDAAFAEAG; this is translated from the coding sequence ATGAAGTTCTCTGCCCGAATAGCCGCCCCCGCCGCCGCCCTGGTGCTGGCCGGCCTCACCGCCACCGCCTGCGCGCCCCAGACCTCCGACACCGGCGCCACCTCGGACGAGAAGAGCGGGACGCTGCGCGTCTGGCTCTTCCAGGAGGTCGGCAACAAGCCCAAGGAGAAGGTCGTGAACGCGGCCGTCGCCGACTTCGAGAAGGCGCATGAAGGGGCGGAGGTCGAGGTCGAGTACATCCCCGTCGACACCCGGGCGCAGCGGATCAAGGCAGCCTTCAACGACCCCAAGAGCGCCCCCGACCTGATCGAGTACGGCAACACCGACACCGCCGGCTACGTGAAGGACGGCGGACTCGCCGACATCAGCGAGGAGTTCGCCGCCTGGGACGAGGCGAAGGACACCGACCCCGCCGCCGAGCAGTCCGTGACGGTCGGCGGCAAGGTCTACGGCGCCCCGCTCTTCGTCGGCGTCCGCGCGCTGTACTACCGCACCGACGTCTTCGAGGAGCTCGGCATCGAGCCGCCCGCCTCCCAGGACGAGCTGATCACCACCGCGAAGAAGATCCGCGAGAAGAAGCCCGACCTCTACGGCCTCGCCGTCGGCGGCGCCTACACCTACGGCGCCATGCCCTTCATCTGGGCGCACGGCGGTGAACTGGCCGACGAGACCGGGGTGACCTACAAGTCGGCCATCAACAGCGACAAGGCGCGCAAGGGCATCGAGGCATACACCTCGCTCTTCGGCGAGGACAACTGCCCCGCCGACAAGTGCGCGGCCATGGGCGGCAACGCCACCGTCACCGCCTTCGCCTCCGGCAAGGCCGCCATGGCGATCGGCGGCGACTTCAGCCACGCCGCCGTCGAGGCCGGCGCCGTCAAGGGCAAGTACGCGGTCGTCCCGCTGCCCGGTGTGGAGAAGGGCTCGATCGCCCCGGCCTTCGCGGGCGGGAACAACATCGGCGTCCTGAAGAGCAGCTCGCACCGCACCCTGGCCGTCGACCTGATGAAGTCGCTCACCGGCAAGAAGGCCCAGGCCGAGATGTTCGACGCGATGGGCTTCCTGCCCACCTACACCGATGTACGGGCCACCGTCGCGGAGAAGGAACCCTTCGTGGAGCCCTTCGTCAACACGCTCGGCGCGGGAGCCAAGTTCGTCCCCGCCTCCCCGGCCTGGGGGCAGATCGACGCCTCGCTGATCCTCCCGACGATGTTCCAGGAGATCGCCGGCGGCCGTAAGGACGTCGCCACCGCCTCGGACGACGCGGCGAAGAAGATGGACGCGGCGTTCGCCGAAGCGGGCTGA
- a CDS encoding carbohydrate ABC transporter permease yields the protein MTADTTAYKTEGPGAAARRGGGPARPPRRRPASSTRRPGWTPWLYLLPALVLLGGLLVYPIYQLGLISFLEYTQAQVSGGEPTTFQGFGNYATLFGDSQFWQVLLATVLFAAACVVATLLVGCALAVLLTRVRALPRLALMMAALGAWATPAITGSTVWVFLFDPDFGPVNKVLGLGDFSWTYGRYSAFALVLLEVLWCSFPFVMVTVYAGIRAIPAEVLEAASLDGASQWRTWRSVTAPMLRPILVVVTIQSIIWDFKVFTQIYVMTNGGGIAGQNLVLNVYAYQKAFASSQYSLGSAIGVVMLVILLAVTLVYLRLMRRQGEEL from the coding sequence ATGACCGCGGACACGACGGCGTACAAGACCGAAGGACCGGGTGCCGCCGCCCGGAGGGGCGGCGGACCGGCCCGCCCGCCACGGCGCCGCCCGGCGTCCTCCACCCGGCGCCCGGGATGGACCCCCTGGCTCTACCTGCTGCCCGCGCTGGTCCTGCTCGGCGGGCTCCTCGTCTACCCGATCTACCAACTGGGCCTGATCTCCTTCCTGGAGTACACCCAGGCCCAGGTCAGCGGCGGCGAACCGACCACCTTCCAGGGGTTCGGCAACTACGCGACGCTCTTCGGCGACAGCCAGTTCTGGCAGGTGCTCCTGGCCACGGTGCTCTTCGCCGCCGCCTGCGTCGTGGCCACCCTGCTGGTCGGCTGCGCCCTGGCGGTCCTGCTCACCCGCGTCCGGGCCCTGCCCCGGCTCGCCCTGATGATGGCCGCGCTGGGCGCCTGGGCGACCCCGGCGATCACCGGCTCCACCGTCTGGGTCTTCCTCTTCGACCCGGACTTCGGCCCCGTCAACAAGGTGCTCGGACTCGGCGACTTCTCCTGGACGTACGGCCGCTACAGCGCCTTCGCACTGGTCCTGCTCGAAGTGCTCTGGTGCTCCTTCCCGTTCGTGATGGTGACCGTGTACGCCGGTATCCGGGCCATCCCCGCCGAGGTGCTGGAGGCCGCCTCGCTGGACGGCGCCTCGCAGTGGCGGACCTGGCGCTCGGTCACGGCCCCGATGCTCCGGCCCATCCTGGTCGTCGTCACCATCCAGTCGATCATCTGGGACTTCAAGGTCTTCACCCAGATCTACGTCATGACCAACGGAGGCGGCATCGCCGGCCAGAACCTGGTGCTCAACGTGTACGCCTACCAGAAGGCGTTCGCCTCCTCGCAGTACAGCCTCGGGTCGGCGATCGGTGTCGTGATGCTGGTGATCCTGCTGGCCGTCACCCTCGTCTACCTGCGCCTGATGCGACGGCAGGGGGAGGAACTGTGA
- a CDS encoding carbohydrate ABC transporter permease: MTTRTLLRVRRPGRLAAEAAALVIAAAVAFPLYWMLLSAFKPAGEIQSTEARPWTLAPSLDSFRRVFEQQEFGRYFVNSLIVAGSVVVASALIAFLAATAVTRFRFRFRTTLLIMFLVAQMVPVEALAIPLFFLMRDMGQLNTLGALILPHLAFSLPFAIWMLRGFVKAVPEALEEAAYIDGASRTRFLWQILFPLVLPGLVATSVFSFISTWNDFLFAKSFIISDTSQSTLPMALLVFFKPDENDWGGIMAASTVMTVPVLVFFVLVQRRLVSGLGGAVKD; this comes from the coding sequence GTGACCACCCGCACGCTCCTGCGCGTCCGCCGGCCCGGCAGACTGGCGGCCGAGGCCGCCGCACTCGTCATCGCCGCCGCGGTCGCCTTCCCGCTCTACTGGATGCTGCTCTCCGCCTTCAAGCCGGCGGGCGAGATCCAGTCCACCGAAGCGCGCCCCTGGACCCTGGCCCCGTCACTCGACTCCTTCCGCCGGGTCTTCGAACAACAGGAATTCGGACGCTACTTCGTCAACAGCCTGATCGTCGCCGGGAGCGTGGTCGTCGCCTCCGCGCTGATCGCCTTCCTCGCGGCGACGGCCGTGACCCGGTTCCGCTTCCGGTTCCGCACCACGCTGCTCATCATGTTCCTGGTGGCGCAGATGGTGCCCGTCGAGGCCCTGGCCATCCCGCTGTTCTTCCTCATGCGGGACATGGGACAGCTGAACACCCTCGGCGCGCTGATCCTGCCCCACCTGGCCTTCTCGCTGCCGTTCGCCATCTGGATGCTGCGCGGCTTCGTGAAGGCCGTCCCCGAGGCGCTGGAGGAGGCCGCCTACATCGACGGCGCGAGCCGCACCCGGTTCCTGTGGCAGATCCTCTTCCCGCTCGTCCTCCCCGGCCTCGTCGCGACCAGCGTCTTCTCCTTCATCTCCACCTGGAACGACTTCCTGTTCGCGAAGTCGTTCATCATCAGCGACACCTCCCAGTCGACGCTCCCCATGGCGCTGCTGGTCTTCTTCAAACCCGACGAGAACGACTGGGGGGGAATCATGGCGGCCTCGACCGTGATGACCGTCCCCGTCCTGGTGTTCTTCGTACTCGTACAGCGCCGCCTGGTCTCCGGACTGGGCGGGGCGGTAAAGGACTGA
- a CDS encoding beta-N-acetylhexosaminidase, producing the protein MHNLVPAPLRTGGKATGAFLPDHATTITAHPGTEGTERWLRTVLQAAFGLPLHPARLPAQDPGTGGAGNTVELRIDPALEPEGYRLSVDAARGATLTGGSAAGVFWAAQTLRQLLGPRAYRRAPLGDGPRPGIDAVEIEDGPRFAWRGLMLDVARHFMPKEDVLRYLDLLAAHKLNVFHFHLTDDQGWRIEIKRYPLLTEKASWRARTKYGHRDSELWDETPYGGFYTQDDIREIVAYAAERHIRVVPEIDIPGHSQAAISAYPELGNTDVIDTSALSVWDTWGINPNVLAPTDNTLRFFEGVFEEVLGLFPAETSPFIHVGGDECLKDQWRESPAAQARIAELGLGDEEGLQSWFIRHFDTWLTARGRRLIGWDEILEGGLAEGAAVSSWRGYAGGVAAAEAGHDVVMCPEQQVYLDHRQDGGPDEPMPIGYVRTLEDVYRFEPVPPGLSEEAARHIIGTQANVWSEVMQNRARVDYQVFPRLAAFAEVAWSALPAPGARDFAGFERRMEEHYARLDALGVAYRPPAGPHPWQRRPGIVGRPIEGPPPTV; encoded by the coding sequence GTGCACAACCTCGTTCCCGCACCCCTGCGCACCGGCGGAAAGGCGACGGGCGCCTTCCTCCCGGACCACGCCACCACCATCACCGCCCATCCCGGCACCGAGGGCACGGAGCGCTGGCTGCGCACGGTCCTCCAGGCGGCCTTCGGCCTGCCGCTGCACCCCGCCCGGCTCCCCGCACAGGACCCCGGCACCGGCGGCGCCGGGAACACCGTCGAGCTGCGCATCGACCCCGCGCTGGAGCCCGAGGGCTACCGGCTGAGCGTGGACGCGGCACGGGGCGCCACCCTCACCGGAGGCAGCGCGGCCGGGGTGTTCTGGGCAGCGCAGACACTCCGCCAGCTCCTCGGACCCCGGGCGTACCGGCGCGCCCCCCTCGGCGACGGCCCCCGCCCGGGCATCGACGCCGTCGAGATCGAGGACGGCCCGCGCTTCGCCTGGCGCGGCCTGATGCTCGACGTGGCACGGCACTTCATGCCCAAGGAGGACGTGCTGCGCTACCTCGACCTGCTCGCCGCCCACAAGCTGAACGTCTTCCACTTCCACCTCACCGACGACCAGGGCTGGCGCATCGAGATCAAGCGCTACCCCCTCCTCACCGAGAAGGCATCCTGGCGCGCCCGCACCAAATACGGCCACCGGGACTCCGAACTCTGGGACGAGACCCCGTACGGCGGCTTCTACACCCAGGACGACATCCGCGAGATCGTCGCCTACGCCGCCGAACGGCATATCCGGGTCGTCCCCGAGATCGACATCCCGGGGCACTCGCAGGCGGCGATCAGCGCGTACCCCGAACTCGGCAACACCGACGTCATCGACACCTCCGCCCTTTCCGTGTGGGACACCTGGGGCATCAACCCGAACGTACTCGCCCCCACCGACAACACCCTGCGCTTCTTCGAAGGCGTCTTCGAGGAGGTGCTCGGCCTCTTCCCCGCGGAGACCTCGCCGTTCATCCACGTCGGCGGTGACGAATGCCTCAAGGACCAGTGGCGGGAGTCCCCGGCGGCCCAGGCCCGGATCGCCGAACTCGGCCTGGGGGACGAGGAGGGGCTCCAGTCCTGGTTCATCCGGCACTTCGACACCTGGCTCACCGCCCGCGGACGCCGGCTGATCGGCTGGGACGAGATCCTGGAGGGCGGACTCGCCGAGGGCGCCGCGGTCTCCTCGTGGCGGGGCTACGCGGGCGGCGTCGCCGCCGCGGAGGCCGGCCACGACGTGGTGATGTGCCCCGAGCAGCAGGTCTACCTGGACCACCGCCAGGACGGCGGCCCCGACGAGCCGATGCCCATCGGATACGTACGCACCCTGGAGGACGTCTACCGCTTCGAACCCGTGCCCCCGGGGCTGTCCGAGGAGGCGGCCCGGCACATCATCGGCACCCAGGCCAACGTCTGGTCCGAGGTCATGCAGAACCGGGCCCGCGTCGACTACCAGGTCTTCCCGCGGCTGGCGGCCTTCGCCGAGGTCGCCTGGTCCGCCCTCCCGGCGCCCGGTGCCCGGGACTTCGCCGGCTTCGAACGCCGTATGGAGGAGCACTACGCGCGCCTCGACGCCCTGGGCGTCGCCTACCGCCCGCCGGCCGGACCGCACCCGTGGCAACGGCGGCCCGGCATCGTCGGTCGCCCGATCGAGGGACCGCCGCCGACCGTGTGA
- a CDS encoding FAD binding domain-containing protein — protein sequence MTTHAPQATQSVTLPASLDEAVAALGAMPAAVPVAGGTDLMAAVNKGLLRPSGLVGLSRISELRGWHYQDGHALLGAGLTHARMGRPDFAALIPALAASARAAGPPQIRNAGTLGGNIATAAPTGDTLPVLAALEADLVVAGPGGARRELPVSHLLAGRAMLEPAELIGFVRVPLLHAPQVFLKATGRTGPGRATASVAVVLDPARRGVRCAVGAIAPMPLRPLEAERWIASLIDWDGERGLAPDALAAFGEYVAAACIPDQAPPDDGGQAPPLSPAVLHLRRTVAALARRALGRALS from the coding sequence TTGACCACGCACGCACCGCAGGCGACGCAGTCGGTGACGCTGCCGGCCTCGCTCGACGAGGCCGTGGCGGCTCTCGGCGCCATGCCTGCCGCCGTTCCCGTAGCCGGGGGTACGGACCTCATGGCGGCCGTCAACAAGGGCCTGCTGCGGCCCTCGGGACTGGTCGGCCTGAGCCGGATCAGCGAGCTGCGGGGCTGGCACTACCAGGACGGCCACGCCCTGCTCGGGGCGGGGCTCACCCACGCACGCATGGGGCGGCCCGACTTCGCCGCCCTGATCCCCGCGCTCGCCGCCTCCGCGCGCGCCGCGGGGCCGCCGCAGATCCGTAACGCGGGGACACTCGGCGGCAACATCGCGACCGCCGCCCCGACCGGCGACACCCTGCCGGTGCTGGCCGCCCTGGAGGCCGACCTCGTCGTCGCCGGGCCCGGGGGCGCCCGCCGCGAGCTCCCGGTCTCCCACCTGCTGGCGGGCCGCGCGATGCTGGAGCCCGCGGAGCTGATCGGCTTCGTCCGGGTGCCGCTGCTGCACGCCCCGCAGGTCTTCCTCAAGGCGACCGGCCGCACCGGCCCCGGCCGTGCCACGGCCTCGGTCGCGGTCGTCCTGGACCCGGCGCGGCGCGGGGTGCGCTGTGCGGTCGGCGCGATCGCCCCGATGCCGCTGCGGCCCCTGGAGGCGGAACGCTGGATCGCCTCACTGATCGACTGGGACGGCGAGCGGGGCCTGGCTCCCGACGCGCTGGCCGCCTTCGGCGAGTACGTCGCCGCGGCCTGCATCCCGGACCAGGCACCACCGGACGACGGAGGGCAGGCACCGCCGCTGTCCCCGGCCGTCCTCCACCTGCGGCGCACGGTCGCCGCACTGGCCCGACGCGCGCTGGGGAGGGCACTGTCGTGA
- a CDS encoding 2Fe-2S iron-sulfur cluster-binding protein has protein sequence MSNEENPGGQSGQPGPYGGWQPTPQGGEYDDGATAFVHIDPDELAGLGNGNDPLAAPGHGYVPPMILPLTPAAGLDPAVTGSWVVQTQSGRQDHREQAGGETPGAVHWPDPNQQAEYGQQPYQDAYRDPFADGYQDIGQDAPADTSGPYGRTSSTTARWDFDGAAPAPAAGHADPAHHTPGGEPDHLGYDHGGQDRTAHEGTSHEGAAYEGVAYEGAAYEDAVREDAERPGHTGHTGQWTIPVADGDLPEESGEFAASSVTSSWYASTPPATLPGGAPAPWAVPEPAQEGAPDATAPQDPSEAAAFPGPDGDTEEPPASDGPEAVRPEELPGPAGHFEPSVSPGPSEPSERYGEPEAPGTPGAPGTPEESGLPVAPAPGGEEPPATGPAPGPVPEPAREQTPDPDRTPDPVEAPGPVEAPDPVEAPSPVEDRSHPHAPAHPHAPEEPAGAGAPAPAPAPGPDELAGTGEEPGAVLTVPSEHPAASYVLRVNGVDRPVTDAWIGESLLYVLRERLGLAGAKDGCSQGECGACNVQVDGRLVASCLVPAATTAGSEVRTVEGLAQDGEPSDIQRALARCGAVQCGFCIPGMAMTVHDLLEGNHAPSELETRQALCGNLCRCSGYRGVLDAVREVVAGRETAAADEDGLRIPHQAPPGAGGVQAAEPHEGDAR, from the coding sequence GTGAGCAATGAGGAGAACCCCGGGGGGCAGTCCGGGCAGCCCGGCCCCTACGGCGGCTGGCAGCCGACCCCGCAGGGCGGCGAGTACGACGACGGCGCGACCGCCTTCGTCCACATCGACCCCGACGAACTCGCCGGCCTGGGCAACGGGAACGACCCGCTGGCGGCGCCCGGCCACGGCTACGTACCGCCCATGATCCTTCCGCTGACCCCGGCGGCCGGTCTCGACCCGGCCGTCACGGGCAGCTGGGTCGTGCAGACGCAGAGCGGCCGGCAGGACCACCGGGAGCAGGCCGGCGGGGAGACCCCCGGCGCGGTGCACTGGCCGGACCCGAACCAGCAGGCGGAGTACGGGCAGCAGCCCTACCAGGACGCCTACCGGGACCCGTTCGCGGACGGGTACCAGGACATCGGCCAGGACGCCCCTGCGGACACCTCCGGGCCGTACGGGCGGACCTCGTCCACGACGGCCCGGTGGGACTTCGACGGGGCGGCCCCGGCGCCCGCCGCCGGCCACGCGGACCCCGCCCACCACACCCCCGGGGGAGAGCCGGACCACCTGGGGTACGACCACGGCGGGCAGGACCGTACGGCGCACGAGGGCACGTCACACGAAGGCGCGGCGTACGAAGGCGTGGCGTACGAAGGCGCGGCCTACGAGGACGCGGTGCGCGAGGACGCGGAACGCCCCGGGCACACCGGGCACACCGGGCAGTGGACGATCCCGGTGGCCGACGGTGATCTCCCGGAGGAGTCCGGCGAGTTCGCCGCCTCCTCGGTCACGTCCTCCTGGTACGCCTCCACGCCCCCGGCGACGCTCCCCGGCGGCGCCCCGGCGCCGTGGGCGGTCCCCGAGCCCGCCCAGGAGGGCGCCCCGGACGCCACGGCACCCCAGGACCCCTCCGAGGCCGCCGCGTTCCCCGGTCCGGACGGTGACACGGAGGAACCCCCCGCGTCCGACGGCCCGGAAGCGGTGCGGCCGGAGGAACTCCCCGGACCGGCCGGACACTTCGAGCCGTCCGTCTCTCCCGGGCCGTCCGAGCCGTCCGAACGGTACGGAGAGCCCGAAGCGCCTGGAACACCCGGAGCGCCCGGAACACCTGAGGAGTCCGGCCTGCCGGTGGCGCCCGCCCCCGGCGGCGAGGAGCCCCCCGCCACCGGCCCGGCCCCCGGACCGGTCCCGGAACCCGCGCGGGAGCAGACCCCGGACCCCGACCGGACCCCGGACCCCGTGGAGGCCCCAGGCCCCGTGGAGGCACCGGATCCTGTGGAGGCCCCGTCCCCCGTGGAGGACCGGAGCCACCCGCACGCCCCGGCCCACCCGCACGCCCCGGAGGAACCGGCCGGCGCCGGCGCTCCCGCCCCCGCCCCCGCCCCCGGTCCCGACGAGCTCGCCGGGACCGGCGAGGAGCCCGGCGCCGTCCTCACCGTGCCCAGCGAGCACCCCGCCGCCTCGTACGTCCTGCGGGTGAACGGCGTGGACCGCCCCGTCACCGACGCCTGGATCGGCGAGTCCCTGCTGTATGTGCTCCGGGAACGGCTCGGCCTCGCGGGCGCCAAGGACGGCTGCTCGCAGGGCGAGTGCGGTGCGTGCAACGTCCAGGTGGACGGCCGCCTGGTGGCCTCGTGCCTCGTCCCCGCGGCCACCACCGCGGGCAGCGAGGTCCGTACGGTCGAGGGCCTGGCCCAGGACGGCGAGCCCTCCGACATCCAGCGGGCGCTGGCCCGGTGCGGGGCCGTCCAGTGCGGCTTCTGCATCCCGGGCATGGCCATGACCGTCCACGACCTGCTGGAGGGCAACCACGCCCCGAGCGAGCTGGAGACGCGCCAGGCGCTCTGCGGCAACCTCTGCCGCTGCTCCGGCTACCGGGGTGTGCTCGACGCCGTGCGCGAGGTCGTCGCGGGCCGGGAGACCGCCGCCGCGGACGAGGACGGGCTCCGCATCCCGCACCAGGCGCCGCCCGGGGCGGGCGGTGTCCAGGCCGCCGAGCCGCATGAGGGAGACGCCCGGTGA
- a CDS encoding xanthine dehydrogenase family protein molybdopterin-binding subunit, protein MTSDAATATSTTGIVPQSEDPGREPAARGLGASLLPADARAKTEGTFPYAADLWAEGLLWAALLRSPHPHARILSVDTSAAAAMPGVRAVITHEDVPGDSAYGRRVVDRPVFAADLVRHHGEAIAAVAADHPDTARLAAAAITVEYEVLEPVTDPEKAFEAEPLHPDGNLVRHIPLRYGDPDTVGEVIVEGLYRIGRQDPAPIGAEAGLAVPRPDGGVELYTASTDPHTDRDLAAACFGLEPDRVKVVVTGVPGATGDREDPGFQIPLGLLALRTGCPVKLAATREESFLGHTHRHPTLLRYRHHADAEGRLVKVEAQILLDAGAYADSSSESLAAAVAFACGPYVVPHAFIEGWAVRTNNPPSGHVRGEGAMQVCAAYEGQMDKLAAKLGIDPAELRFRNVLATGDILPTGQTVTCPAPVAELLRAVHDFPLPALPKDTPEDDWLLPGGPEGAGEPGAVRRGVGYALGMVHMLGAEGADEVSTATVRVHDGVATVICAAVETGQGFTTLARQIVQETLGVDEVHVAAVDSDQPPAGPATHGRHTWVSGGAVERAAKMVRTQLLQPLAHQFGMSTELLQIADGKITSYDGVLSTTVTEAMDGKELWATAQCRPHPTEPLDEAGQGDAFVGLAFCAVRAVVDVDIELGSVRVVEMAVAQDVGRVLNPAQLATRIEAGITQGIGAALTENLRTARGIVRHPDLTGYALPTALDAPDIRIVRLVEERDVVAPFGAKAASAVPVVTSPAAVAAAVRAATGRPVNRLPIRPQSAVASSRS, encoded by the coding sequence GTGACCAGCGACGCAGCCACCGCGACAAGCACCACCGGCATCGTGCCGCAGAGCGAGGACCCCGGCCGGGAACCGGCCGCGCGCGGCCTGGGCGCCTCGCTCCTGCCGGCCGACGCCCGCGCCAAGACGGAGGGGACGTTCCCGTACGCGGCCGACCTCTGGGCCGAGGGCCTGCTGTGGGCCGCGCTGCTGCGCTCCCCGCACCCGCACGCGCGGATCCTCTCGGTCGACACCTCGGCCGCCGCCGCGATGCCGGGCGTACGCGCGGTCATCACGCACGAGGACGTCCCCGGGGACAGCGCCTACGGGCGACGGGTCGTGGACCGTCCCGTCTTCGCCGCGGACCTGGTACGCCACCACGGGGAGGCCATCGCCGCCGTCGCCGCCGACCACCCGGACACGGCCCGGCTGGCCGCCGCCGCGATCACCGTCGAGTACGAGGTCCTCGAACCGGTCACCGACCCGGAGAAGGCGTTCGAAGCCGAACCCCTGCACCCCGACGGCAACCTCGTCCGCCACATCCCGCTGCGCTACGGCGATCCGGACACCGTCGGCGAGGTCATCGTCGAGGGCCTGTACCGCATCGGCCGCCAGGACCCCGCCCCGATCGGTGCCGAGGCCGGCCTCGCCGTGCCGCGCCCCGACGGCGGCGTGGAGCTCTACACGGCCTCCACCGACCCGCACACCGACCGCGACCTGGCCGCCGCCTGCTTCGGGCTGGAACCCGACCGCGTCAAGGTGGTGGTGACGGGTGTCCCCGGCGCCACCGGCGACCGCGAGGACCCGGGCTTCCAGATCCCGCTCGGACTGCTCGCCCTGCGCACCGGCTGCCCGGTCAAGCTGGCCGCCACGCGGGAGGAGTCCTTCCTCGGCCACACCCACCGCCACCCGACCCTGCTGCGCTACCGCCACCACGCGGACGCCGAGGGACGGCTCGTCAAGGTCGAGGCCCAGATCCTGCTGGACGCCGGCGCGTACGCCGACTCCTCCTCCGAGTCCCTCGCCGCCGCGGTGGCGTTCGCCTGCGGCCCGTACGTCGTCCCGCACGCCTTCATCGAGGGCTGGGCCGTGCGTACGAACAACCCGCCCTCCGGGCATGTGCGCGGCGAGGGCGCCATGCAGGTCTGCGCGGCCTACGAGGGCCAGATGGACAAGCTGGCAGCCAAGCTGGGCATCGACCCGGCCGAACTCCGCTTCCGCAACGTCCTGGCCACCGGCGACATACTGCCCACCGGCCAGACCGTGACCTGCCCGGCCCCGGTGGCCGAACTCCTGCGCGCGGTACACGACTTCCCGCTGCCCGCGCTGCCGAAGGACACCCCGGAGGACGACTGGCTGCTGCCCGGCGGCCCGGAGGGCGCGGGCGAGCCCGGAGCGGTGCGGCGCGGTGTCGGCTACGCCCTGGGCATGGTGCACATGCTCGGAGCCGAGGGCGCGGACGAGGTCTCCACTGCCACGGTCCGGGTCCACGACGGCGTCGCGACGGTCATCTGCGCGGCCGTGGAGACGGGCCAGGGCTTCACCACCCTGGCCCGCCAGATCGTCCAGGAGACCCTGGGCGTCGACGAGGTCCATGTGGCCGCCGTGGACAGTGACCAGCCCCCGGCCGGACCGGCCACCCACGGGCGTCACACCTGGGTCTCCGGCGGCGCGGTGGAACGCGCGGCCAAGATGGTCCGCACCCAGCTGCTCCAGCCGCTGGCCCACCAGTTCGGCATGTCCACGGAGCTCCTCCAGATCGCGGACGGCAAGATCACCTCGTACGACGGGGTGCTGTCCACGACGGTCACGGAGGCGATGGACGGCAAGGAGCTCTGGGCCACCGCCCAGTGCCGCCCCCACCCGACCGAGCCACTGGACGAGGCGGGCCAGGGGGACGCCTTCGTCGGCCTGGCCTTCTGCGCGGTCCGCGCGGTCGTCGACGTGGACATCGAGCTGGGGTCGGTCCGGGTGGTCGAGATGGCCGTCGCCCAGGACGTCGGCCGCGTCCTCAACCCGGCCCAGCTCGCGACCCGTATCGAGGCTGGGATCACCCAGGGCATCGGCGCCGCCCTCACGGAGAACCTCCGGACCGCCCGGGGCATCGTGCGCCACCCGGACCTCACCGGCTACGCGCTGCCGACGGCCCTGGACGCCCCGGACATCCGCATCGTCAGACTGGTCGAGGAACGCGACGTGGTGGCCCCCTTCGGCGCCAAGGCCGCGTCCGCGGTGCCCGTGGTGACGTCCCCGGCCGCGGTGGCTGCGGCCGTCCGCGCCGCCACGGGCCGCCCCGTCAACCGGCTCCCGATCCGACCGCAGTCGGCGGTCGCCTCGTCCAGGTCCTGA